In Sphaeramia orbicularis chromosome 7, fSphaOr1.1, whole genome shotgun sequence, one genomic interval encodes:
- the nt5dc2 gene encoding 5'-nucleotidase domain-containing protein 2 encodes MSLKTVGTALTRTIWIRGNRTPPVARSPKANRLSTTCSVSGKGKQGHDKTKEQSCVADSDRPSGAVPSRTDSPHRGASGGCKNTDEPVGPPGVTGRRGRSYFSTAPPVDQKSYLWARYNEMKRLVNDLIPPGACNLLNSSAIYANNEVNLAEVDIYGFDYDYTLALYSNALNTMIYNAAKGFLIEHFRYPEGILKYDYIPNFAVRGLHYDIQKGLLMKIDAFHYIQPGTVYRGLNPLPDEEVLELYGGTYHVPLEQDSGFYGKGPKVKQFMDIFSIPEMTLLAVANDFFITNDIEYDPVHLFKDVSEAIGMVHLKGYMYKWVVQDLDKYILRGEETHAVLHKLVSSGKKLFLITNSPFSFVDKGMTHMVGEKWRDFFDVVIVQADKPHFFTDCIKPFRRLDTKGDLCWEKIKSLDKGQIYKQGNLFDFLRLTGWRGSKVLYFGDHLYSDLADLMLRHGWRTAAIVPELEHETKMVSTGRYALNLTWLQALTGLMERLQTHRDPESQQVFLEWQKEREELRIMTKNLFNPQFGSIFRTCHNPTYFSRRLCRFSDIYMTSLSCLLNYDLSYTFYPRRTPLQHEAPLWMDQLCTGCMKTPFLEEMSHIR; translated from the exons ATGTCTCTGAAGACAGTTGGCACAGCTTTAACGCGCACAATATGGATCAGAGGAAACAGGACCCCTCCGGTAGCCAGGTCTCCTAAAGCTAACAGACTGTCCACCACATGCAGCGTGTCTGGAAAAGGAAAACAGGGCCacgacaaaacaaaagaacaaagttGCGTTGCGGATTCAGACAGGCCGAGTGGGGCCGTCCCTTCACGCACAGACTCCCCCCACAGAGGCGCGTCCGGCGGCTGCAAAAACACCGATGAACCCGTGGGTCCTCCCGGTGTCACTGGTAGGAGAGGACGGTCCTACTTCTCCACCGCTCCTCCCGTGGACCAGAAGTCTTACCTGTGGGCTCGTTACAATGAAATGAAACGGCTGGTTAACG acctgatacCGCCGGGTGCATGTAACCTCCTGAACTCTTCTGCCATCTATGCCAACAATGAGGTCAACCTGGCTGAAGTCGACATCTATGGCTTTGACTATGACTACACGCTGGCCCTTTACTCAAACGCACTCAACACAATGATCTACAATGCTGCAAAAGGCTTCCTCATTGAGCATTTCAGG TATCCTGAAGGCATCCTTAAATATGATTATATTCCAAACTTTGCTGTGCGAGGACTTCACTATGACATTCAAAAG GGTCTTCTGATGAAAATAGATGCCTTTCATTACATTCAGCCCGGGACAGTGTATCG TGGCCTGAACCCATTGCCAGATGAAGAGGTACTTGAGCTTTATGGAGGGACTTATCATGTCCCTCTGGAGCAGGACAGCGGCTTCTATGGAAAG GGACCAAAGGTGAAGCAGTTCATGGACATCTTCTCCATCCCAGAGATGACTCTTTTGGCTGTTGCAAATGACTTTTTCATCACAAACGACATCGAATACGACCCAGTTCACCTCTTCAAGGATGTCTCG gaAGCAATTGGCATGGTTCACCTAAAAGGTTACATGTATAAATGGGTCGTGCAAGATTTGG ATAAATACATTCTAAGAGGAGAGGAGACACATGCTGTTTTGCATAAATTGGTCAGCAGTGGAAAGAAATTGTTCCTCATTACCAACAGTCCCTTCAGCTTTGT GGATAAAGGGATGACTCACATGGTTGGAGAAAAATGGAGAGACTTTTTCGATGTTGTTATTGTACAGGCAGACAAGCCTCACTTCTTTACTGACTGTATCAA GCCATTTAGACGCTTGGATACTAAAGGTGATCTCTGCTGGGAAAAGATAAAGAGTTTGGACAAGGGGCAAATATACAAACAG GGAAACCTCTTTGACTTTCTTAGACTGACAGGCTGGCGAGGCTCAAAGGTTCTTTACTTTGGAGACCATCTTTATAGTGACTTGGCT GACTTGATGTTGCGACATGGCTGGCGTACAGCAGCCATTGTGCCTGAGCTGGAGCATGAAACCAAGATGGTGAGCACAGGACGCTACGCTCTGAACCTCACCTGGCTGCAGGCTCTAACCGGTCTGATGGAACGCCTCCAG ACTCATCGTGACCCAGAGTCACAACAAGTTTTTCTGGAATGGCAGAAGGAGAGAGAAGAACTCAG GATCATGACAAAGAACCTGTTCAACCCTCAGTTTGGTAGCATCTTCAGAACATGTCACAACCCCACCTACTTCTCCAGACGTCTTTGTCGTTTCTCTGACATCTACATGACGTCCCTCAGCTGTCTGTTGAACTATGACCTCTCCTACACCTTCTACCCCCGACGCACCCCTCTGCAACACGAGGCTCCTCTGTGGATGGACCAGCTCTGCACAGGCTGCATGAAAACACCTTTTCTGGAGGAGATGTCTCACATAAGATGA